In Clostridium sp. DL-VIII, the following proteins share a genomic window:
- the dapA gene encoding 4-hydroxy-tetrahydrodipicolinate synthase, which yields MFKGIYTPLITIFNEKGGIDEENSKILIEKLINDGVDGIVVLGSVGEFFNLSFEEKKDYIKFVSEVMNGRTKLIIGTGSNNIEEVIALNEYSKEVNADGVLIITPYFFGLDENYIYEYYSTIAKNTELPIMIYNFPARTSVNVSYELVFRLASEFKNIVGIKDTTDSMSNVRKFVQKIKKVHKDFCVISGFDEYLVPNLLSGGDGIIGGLTNIDAKLFIDTYKAFQDKNFEKLLVLQDKVNKLTELYDLTNPFIVGLKEAVQISLKLDINTSFRNYDIKVNDDTKEKIKKLVQG from the coding sequence ATGTTTAAAGGGATTTATACACCATTAATTACCATTTTTAATGAAAAAGGAGGTATTGATGAAGAAAATTCTAAAATTTTAATTGAAAAATTAATTAATGATGGAGTCGATGGAATCGTTGTGCTCGGATCTGTTGGAGAGTTCTTTAATCTTTCTTTTGAAGAAAAGAAAGATTATATCAAATTTGTGTCTGAAGTTATGAATGGAAGAACAAAGTTAATAATTGGTACAGGAAGCAATAATATAGAAGAAGTTATAGCATTAAATGAATATTCTAAGGAAGTCAATGCTGATGGTGTTTTGATTATAACCCCATATTTCTTTGGCCTGGATGAAAATTATATATATGAATATTATTCAACAATAGCTAAAAACACAGAATTACCTATTATGATTTATAATTTTCCTGCTAGAACATCTGTAAACGTATCGTATGAATTAGTATTTAGATTAGCCAGTGAATTTAAAAATATTGTTGGAATAAAAGATACAACAGATTCTATGAGTAATGTGAGAAAATTTGTTCAAAAAATAAAGAAGGTTCACAAAGATTTTTGTGTAATTTCTGGATTCGATGAATACTTAGTACCTAACCTATTATCAGGTGGTGATGGTATTATAGGAGGTTTAACTAATATAGATGCAAAATTATTTATAGATACATATAAAGCTTTTCAAGATAAAAATTTTGAGAAATTATTAGTTCTCCAAGATAAAGTAAATAAATTGACTGAATTATATGACTTAACTAATCCATTTATAGTAGGACTTAAGGAAGCTGTTCAGATATCTTTAAAATTAGATATCAATACATCTTTTAGAAATTATGATATTAAAGTTAATGACGATACTAAAGAAAAAATAAAAAAACTTGTGCAAGGCTAA
- the ilvD gene encoding dihydroxy-acid dehydratase: MLDNFMTPKSTSERKLWSQIDSLQMGMDWDEEDIKKPQILIDDVFGDSHPGSSHLMGLTHQVSIGVYEKGGRPGQFHVTDICDGCAQGHDGMNFVLASREVIADMVEIHGSFVSWDGMVLVSSCDKSIPAHLRAAARMDMTAIFVPGGSMRPAPDMSTSIKAGDISLREKKKDAITSQEVRDFKLTGCPSVGACQFLGTASTMQCMAEALGLALPGSALVPATMRDITAMARKAGKQIMNLVKANIKTKDILTPEAFYNAIVVHAAIGGSTNAMLHLPAIAYELGIELKPELFDEINHKIPHIGNIYPSGEYPTEAFWFAGGIPMVQWLLKDYLNLNVLTVTGKTLKENLEDIKNDGFFDRIEGYLHNYGLKREQLIKPVETTKEMGSIAVLKGNLAPEGAVIKYAAVSENMMYHVGAARVFNCEEDCHNSVIEDKINPGEVLIIRYEGPRGSGMPEMLMTTEAIVCDRRLNGSTVLLTDGRFSGATRGPCVGHISPEAATGGPIAFVEDGDLIELDINGRKINIVGIKGELRNPEEVEKILEERKAEWSIPKIETRKGIFGRYTRGAVSAMKGAYLE, translated from the coding sequence ATGCTAGATAATTTTATGACGCCTAAAAGTACTTCAGAACGTAAATTATGGTCGCAAATTGATTCTCTTCAAATGGGAATGGATTGGGATGAAGAAGACATAAAAAAACCTCAAATACTTATTGATGATGTATTTGGTGACAGCCATCCGGGAAGTTCTCATCTTATGGGATTAACGCATCAAGTAAGTATTGGTGTGTATGAAAAAGGAGGACGTCCAGGACAATTTCATGTTACAGATATTTGTGATGGATGTGCTCAAGGACACGATGGAATGAATTTTGTATTAGCGTCAAGAGAAGTTATTGCAGATATGGTAGAAATACATGGATCATTTGTTTCATGGGATGGAATGGTCTTAGTTTCTTCATGCGATAAATCTATTCCAGCTCACCTCAGAGCAGCAGCACGTATGGATATGACAGCCATATTTGTTCCAGGTGGAAGTATGAGACCAGCACCAGATATGTCAACATCCATAAAGGCTGGAGACATTTCATTAAGAGAAAAGAAAAAAGATGCGATAACTTCTCAAGAAGTCCGTGATTTTAAGTTGACGGGCTGTCCGTCTGTAGGGGCTTGCCAATTTCTTGGTACCGCCAGCACTATGCAGTGTATGGCTGAAGCATTGGGTTTAGCTTTGCCAGGAAGTGCACTTGTTCCTGCAACAATGCGAGATATAACAGCTATGGCTAGAAAGGCCGGAAAGCAAATCATGAATTTAGTTAAAGCTAATATTAAGACAAAGGATATACTTACTCCGGAGGCATTTTATAATGCAATTGTTGTACATGCAGCTATAGGTGGGTCAACAAATGCAATGCTGCATCTTCCCGCTATAGCTTATGAACTTGGCATAGAACTAAAGCCAGAACTATTCGATGAAATCAATCATAAGATTCCACATATAGGAAACATATATCCTAGTGGCGAATATCCAACTGAAGCTTTTTGGTTTGCTGGGGGTATTCCTATGGTGCAATGGTTATTAAAGGATTATTTAAATTTAAATGTATTAACAGTAACAGGTAAGACCCTAAAAGAAAATCTTGAAGATATAAAAAACGATGGGTTCTTTGACAGAATAGAAGGATATCTTCACAATTATGGATTGAAGCGCGAACAGCTAATAAAACCAGTTGAAACAACAAAGGAAATGGGTTCTATTGCAGTTCTGAAAGGGAACTTAGCTCCAGAAGGTGCTGTCATCAAATATGCAGCAGTATCAGAAAATATGATGTATCATGTGGGAGCAGCAAGAGTATTTAATTGTGAGGAAGATTGCCATAATTCTGTAATTGAAGACAAAATTAATCCAGGAGAAGTCTTAATCATACGTTATGAGGGGCCAAGGGGATCTGGAATGCCAGAGATGCTTATGACAACAGAGGCTATAGTATGTGACAGAAGATTAAATGGTTCAACAGTTTTGTTAACTGATGGGCGCTTTTCAGGTGCTACAAGAGGACCATGTGTTGGACATATATCACCTGAAGCAGCAACAGGCGGGCCTATAGCATTTGTAGAAGATGGAGATTTGATTGAACTTGATATAAATGGACGTAAGATAAATATTGTTGGAATTAAAGGAGAGCTACGTAATCCAGAAGAAGTAGAAAAAATATTAGAAGAACGGAAGGCAGAGTGGAGTATTCCTAAAATAGAAACAAGAAAAGGAATATTTGGACGTTATACAAGGGGAGCTGTATCAGCAATGAAAGGCGCTTATTTAGAGTGA